A stretch of DNA from Trichomycterus rosablanca isolate fTriRos1 chromosome 1, fTriRos1.hap1, whole genome shotgun sequence:
CTACATTTCTTCAGTTCCAGTTTTTAGATGTTTTTAAACGATTATTTTAGCCTTTTAGCACTAGTAGTAATTGTATTACGTAAATATAGTTCTCAGGAGAGCCGGCATTCTAATGTAGCAGTAAGTATGTTATAGATTCTGAGAcctcatttctttatttttcttttaccaTTTACTGTAAATCCAccattatttatctaaataatgggGACaggggtagcctagtgggtagagctttgttcTATTAACTGAaaagttgagagttcgaatcccagctctgccatgcagccactgttgggcccttgagcaaggcccttaacactctctgctccaggggtgccatacgatggctgaccctgcgctctgaccccagcttccaaacaagctggatacgtgaagaaagaattttgttgtactgtacaccagtatatgtatatatgacagatacaggcattaattcattcattcattcaaataTGTAGCTATTTGTAGGATAAACCTAGAGTACAAAAACAACTTGGAAATCTCAATGTTCATGTTTtatgattagattagattagattagattcaactttattattattacacatgtacaagtacaaggcaacgaaatacagtttagcatctaaccagaagtgcaataagcagcaagtgcaggaGAAACAGCAtctatgatatacattatttacaggacATGGGCAGTGGTAGGAACAAGATATACAGAagaatatattattgaatgtatgatgtattcgagatcccagctctggttgcagcgtgtgtttttaccgctgcaccacctgagcggctaatatttttttttttattgcagctCAAATATGCTGGAAGATTATTAGCAGTGATCAGATTCTTTCAGCCACTGcatccaaaacaacttacacATGAGCCATTTAGCGTTAGAGACTTTGCTCAAATGCAACCATTGTGGGTTTACCCCTTGACCTTTTTATTAGAAGTACAATACCTTTTTCCCCTGAACCACAAGTACCTTTTTTTGAGCTATTATACGGTCCTCTTTTGGTACAAACAAAAAGAGATTACATCTGGACAGACTTTGCcatttttttaatacttttgtaatATCTCTGGTTCTCTTTTACGTCCCCTATTTATGTATTACTTCATCTGTTTCTGGTCAGGGTGGAGTTAAGGTGCATTAAGGATCCGAGGAAAACTGTTCAgataatgaaatgtatttactcAGATGTTTTATAACGTGATGTGGGGAAAAATGTGACTGTGGATGAGAACCATACACCAGAGCTGTGCTCTATAAACACCACCTGCTGCAACAACCTCTAACAGTGCATTGCTGTGTAcacaaatcagccataacattctaCAATTACcatactgtagtccatctgtttctctgcatgctttgttagccccctttcatgctgttcttcaatggtcaggactctcccaggaccaccacagagtaggtattatttgggtggtggatcattctcagcactgcagtgacactgacatggtggtggtgtgttagtgtgtgtagtgctggtatgattgaataagacacagcagcactgatggagtttttaaacacctcactgtcactgctggactgagaatagtccaccaaccaaaaatatatccagccaacggcaccccgtgggcagcatcctgtgacccctgatgaaagtctagaagatgaccaactcaaacagcaacaataaatgagtgatcgtctctgactttacatctacaaggtggaccaactaggtaggagtgtctaatagagtggacagtgagtggacacggtatttaaaaactccagcagtgttgctgtgtctgattcactcatactagcacaacacacactaacacaccaccaccatgtcagtgtcattgcagtgctgagaatgatccaccacccaaataatacctgctctgtgggggtcctgaccattgaagaacagggtgaaagcaggctaaaacagtatgtatagaaacagatggactacagtcagtaattgtagaactacaaagtgcttctaaatggtaagtggagctgataaaatggacaatgtgtgtagaaacaaggaggttttaatgatatggctaatcagtgtatatagcaACAGGATAAAGTCATTACTGAAGAaatatgaatggatgaatatatgcTATGTAAAGCATTTGAAATAACACTGTGCATGAATGTGTACTATGAAAATAAACTTGTTAGaactttttatttctatttttaactgtatttcttatttaattttaaaaaggtgaatgTATAACTATTCTAAATGTCTCTAAGGATTGAACACACTAAACAAAGTTATATTCCATGTGAATTATTTACTGGTTAAAAATGTAGTAGTTTATACAATTGACACCAAAAGTCTGTGAAACCATGGTACAAAATAAACAGATGTTTTGAcctttgtgttattattatgacaAATTATCAAATTGATTCTTTCCGATATGTCTGTTTGAGATTTGCTTTTACAtgtattcattctttttttttttataccgcatgatcctggtcagggtcatgtttGGTTTAGTGCCTTCTGAAAATGCTGGATGCAactggaatacaccctggagaGGTCACCAATCCATTGTAGAGAAccacacacttacaaatgtaCTCACTCACCCCTGAGGTAATTTAGTGCAGCCAATTAACAAGTTAcaaaagataaaagaaaaacCAGATTACTCAAAGCAGCCCACATGGACCTGGCGAGAACATCAAACCAAGGACCTCAGGCCACATTTTGCTATAGCACTGCACAACTCTAGCAGCTGCACCACTGTACTGCTTTTTGTCTATTTGACATATATAGAATAATTCGGCTAGACACTTCGGCTAGACAAATCAGATTttcaaaaaggaaaaaaagaacaataaacattttaattaaacacatgaattaacttttaaaaatgtgtcCTCCAATCATCCAGTCACAGAAAAAATAGTAGTCGAGTTTTTAAAAGTCCTAAAATTATGATGAGACACAATGAAATGAGTAAATAATTAGTAAAGCCCTTGACTTTTTGTGTACTTTATTGTGATTTGGATTtaattagataaaataatataattccTATTTTCATAAAGCAATTAACATTCACTCATAatgatgaagtaaaaaaaaaatttgtaataaatgaaaaatcaaaaactgaaaccttttattaacaaaagtattttaaaacatttgttgtgGAGTTTCAAATTGTGTTCAGTTGCATCCTGTTTTCTCTGATAATCCTTGAGATGTGTCTATAATTTAATTGGATTCCACCTATTGCAATTTAAATGAAATGGGCATGTttggaaacacacacacctatgtcTATAAGGCCACCATTTATACAAATTTTCAGTACAAAAAATAAGCCATGAAATTCAAAGAGCTGTCTGTGGATCAAATTGTGGCAGGGCATAGATCAGGACAATGagataaaacaatatctaagacTTGTTTCAAGAAACACATTTTTCGAAAGAAGCTAGGCACAACCTTGAACACAACCTAAGTTCAACCAGCCAAACATCTGGGCAAGAAGGGCATTAGTCTGGGAGGTAAGACAGAACTCAAAAATTACTTCAAAACACTTCCAAAATTTCTGTAAAGAGATGGGAGACGTTGGTCTAATGAGATGAAACTCTTTATACAGAACAGCAAGCgtaataatctctatcttgcacttctggttagatgctactgcatttcgttgactctgtacttgtactctgcacaatgacaataaagttgaatctaatccaatctaatctaatctaatgatGGCAACATTATGCTTTGTTCTTCTCAGAAGAAGAAACAGTGAGACTGTTAAGAAATGAGGGACTGATAAAAGCAGCCGAATACAGGAAAATTTTTGAAGAAAGCTTCCTCCAGAGTGCATGCAAACTCAGACTGCTGCGATTCATCTTTTAATCCGACAAAGACCTGAAGAATGCGACCCAAACAGCACTAAAGTTATTGAAATATCTGTATAGAGCCCTGAAGATAAcagttaaatctgattattctTGATAGGCTCTGCCGTGAAGAATGAGATAAATTACCTTTGCATTATATAAGCatataattacattatattGCTTGTAGAGACATATTTAAAAAGGCCTGCAGttataattgctgccaaaggggcTTTTTATTGAACtaaaggtctgaatacttttaaaacatgttttttatcACATTATGGGTAATAAAGATTTTCTATACAACTGTATAAAAATATTTCACTTAACTGCATTAATCCTCAAGTAATAATGAAATGATCTAGATGTTAGGAAGGAAATGTAGAATCTGGAGAAAACCAACATAGATGTCACAGACTGAGGAAAATTTTTTTTCCCTAAAGCAATGAACCTCCTAAACCAGACCTCAGGAACTTCATCCTTACTCACAACAGTAACCTTAACTGACTCACGGGTGCTCTGAACATTTTATAGCACACTCTTAGTGCATTTCAAcatattacagtggtaccttgtaactcaaaatctttaaaactcaacaccctttgccaagaaatttgtacccttaaactcagcgtttcccttaaactcagttcagtttgtttttttaaaatgtgttcatttaatttcaaattaataaacagccgctttgttcagggctcggcttgagcggtgcggtaatatgtcatcaaagtgcacatatgagacgaatctgcatttgtgtggaataattgtcagattcactctgaaagctccacatgtatctgtgtttagctggattttcctcactgtttcacttttaaacttatgttacatcttgaggttctgagaaattgtaaattGAAATTTATTTcaggtttttatattatatttgtgttacaaccccattattttacacaaGCCTAAAATATGTGCAGTTGCACTATGTACTATGCATATTTAtcttatatataaatgtaagaGTGCACCTTTACATGACTTTTCAACCAGGGACATTGTCATTTAGAACTGcaatattacaatatatattatggcaagccaagcAGAAAATATAttgcaaacactgatatatttgGAGTGAAACCCGATATATTTGGAATGAAGCTGATATATATAGAATGAAACCCGATATATTTGGATTGAAGCTGATATATATAgaatgaaaaccgatatatTTGGATTGAAGCTGATATATATAGAATGAAACCCGATATATTTGGATTGAAGCTGATATATATAGAATGAAACCCGATATATTTGGATTGAAGCTGATATATATAGAATGAAACCCGATATATTTGGAATGAAGCTGATATATATAGAATGAAACCCGATATATTTGGATTGAAGCTGATATATATAGAATGAAACCCGATATATTTGGATTGAAGCTGATATATATAGAATGAAACCCGATATATTTGGAATGAAGCTGATATATATAGAATGAAACCCGATATATTTGGATTGAAGCTGATATATATAGAATGAAACCCGATATATTTGGATTGAAGCTGATATATATAGAATGCAACCCGATATATTTGGATTGAAGCTGATATATATAGAATGAAACCCGATATATTTGGATTGAAGCTGATATATATAGAATGAAACCCGATATATTTGGATTGAAGCTGATATATATAGAATGAAACCCTATATATTTGGAATGAAGCTGATATATATAGAATGAAACCCGATATATTTGGAATGAAacagatatatatggaatgaaacccgatatatataaaatgaaacctgTTGTtgtgacttttgtgtttgtatttttgacgtgcatatatttgctctatctgcaaaaaatAAACGATGTGGGGAAGCGATTTTCGTACTGGACGTTGTAATGTTGTCACGTTAGTTTTATACACAAAAGTCAGATCAGGGGACATTTCGTCATGTtatgatttgtgtttgtttgttatttaaaactaaactgaaaactgaaaccttttTCAAtattgggatttgaagtgaaaaactaatgaccaaaggtacacaaaCTCCTTTGCTTGCGTTGTGGTTTGTGGGGGGagagttttcattttatatattgagttccatttaatatatatcagttttcattacatatatatctagtttcattttatatacatatatcgagttttgttttatatatatatatatatatatatatatatatatatatatatattttacatttacaatctcggcatttagcagacgcttttacagttgtgacagtatacagtctaagcaattgagggttaaggaccttgctcaagggcccaacagtggcaacctggcagtggtggggtttgaaccggcaaccttctgattactggtctggtaccttaaccactaggcttatatatatatagtttctaTTTGTTTATATGacgcaaaagaaaaaaaggaaaatagagAGCTGGGATTGGCTCTagcacccccgcgaccctgattaattaagaaagtgagtattCGTATTCGCACAAGCGATATTTACCTTTAACCGCGCGAGGGCGCACTGTCAGATCTCGTTGTATAGACTGCGTTCTCGCGATATTTGTGGCACAACTAATTCAGGCGGATGTAGTTTTGGGCCCTCTTTTCCGGCGGCCATAGCGGAATAATCGGTATGGTAAGAGTTGTTGGCAATGCTATATAAGTTATATCTGTGTCCATCCTCAACGTATTAATGTCAAAATGGTACAAATCACGTACTTGTGTTgaagaacattataaataatcgtATGGCCGAGATATTTCTTAGCGGAATTACttgaatgtttaatttattcactTAAACCTTGGAGCTAGCATGTTGCTAACTAACAGTCTGTCATTGCTCTGTGTGATATCGTTACTAGTGTTTCTGAGAATAAATAGTTTATGTTGACTGTATGAATTTGCGTAATGTAGAGTAAAATATCAATGGTTgctttattattacaattttttAGTGAAAAGTGTGGCTGGAAGGTCTAGTATGTAGTATTGTAGCATTGTAGCGGTTGCGGCTTATTGAGAGCTAAATGTGTTGCTTAGGCTGCTACAGAAGCTGCTCTGTAGAAGTGTTCGCTTTGTACAGTGAATATATGCTTACTTGACATTGTCAGTTGTACGTTTCATTATTGAATACAAAGCCAGGTAGTGTGGGTTTTTTCGTGATCCAATGCTGGAGTATTCAGTCTTGGATATGTTATAGTAACTTTGCTACTATCTAAGTGTGttcaaaaaaaatttaacaaattGGAGCAGAGCTTTAAATGATGTGACATGCTTAAACACCACAAAGTACCTCAGGATGTGTCCATCCCATTTATTTTGGAGACAATGTTAGGTTACATTAGTATTGGAACATTATGGTACAAGCCTTACTGAGCTTTTAAGCCCAAATTAGGGGTCGGCAAAAAGTATTGTGTGCCATCCATTAAAGTCATATATTAAACGTTTAGCATGTACACAATGGACAAAAGTAGCAGGACACTCCTAATTATTGAATGCTTGTGCTTCAGCCACAACAGGTGTAATCAGTTATTTAAAGAAGACTATATGCTACCAGCATTGTGTAGGGAATGccatttctgttccagcatgactgtaccctgTGTACAAATtatgctctataaagacatgtaaaaacaaaaaaggttgttttaaataaactttagtggcttgcacagagccctgacctcagccctactggaaCAGAtggggacattttgtaaaaatcgTCCATGGTCTTTAAAGTTTGTTGGTTGACTTCTTATTTTAGTCCATTATGTGCCCAGATACCAGTTGGAAGCTGAAATAATGAGTTAATGGGGGTGACGTTTACACATGCATGTACTTTATCGGAGTTGTTTGTGTCTGGCATTTTTTCAGGATACACTGTAGGCATCAAAATATTGTGGTTAGCCTGAGTTGGAGCAAGTGTGATTGGCAACTAATAGCACACTTGATGTTTGTGATGGAGACTTAACAGGGAAAATAGAATTGAATCCAAAAGCTAATTGAGTAGTCAAATGGgtttaattcattaaaaaaaaacacaaacatgtatGGTGCGAATTGTCATGTCTGGCAATTATTGTGACCCCTCTTTGTAATAGTTCTCCTTTTCTACTCTCCAGCCATCATGAAGCTCAATCCGTTTGTGACCTCCTCCCGGCGTAAGAACCGCAAGAGGCATTTTAATGCCCCTTCACACATCCGCAGGAAGATCATGTCTTCCCCTCTCTCAAAAGAACTTCGCCAGAAGTACAACGTGAGGTCCATGCCCATCAGGAAGGATGATGAGGTGCAGGTAAGGTCATCCATTCCATGACTTACCATTTTCTCCCTGGTTATTTGCTTTGTTGTACCATAAAATAGATCTTAAACTCAACCTAAATCTGGCCTGATGCTTAGAATGTGGATTGTTACAGGTTGACCTTTATGTTAacctgtttattatttgtgttgaTTGAAGATAATGTGACATTACTGCATTGTTCTTTTGTTATGAACAGGTCGTCCGGGGACACTACAAAGGCCAGCAAATTGGCAAGGTCGTCCAGGTGTACAGAAAGAAATACGTCATCTACATTGAGCGCGTGCAGCGTGAGAAGGCCAATGGCACCACTGTTCATGTGGGCATCCACCCTAGCAAGGTAGGAGAGATAATAGTGGTAGAATAAGTTGTGATGGGGAGCTCTATGAAGTGCCCTGTTGTCTTAAAAAAATGTGCAGAAAATTAACTGATGCATTTACAAATTTTCTTTTGTGTACAGATACAGTGCAAACGTGACTAATCTAGTtcttctgttttattattaagttatatattatattttaagtttGTTTGATTTATTCTCTCAGATtccaaatataaagaaaacaaactgaaacaTAATACCTACTAAGCCATAAATGGCACAAATACTTGGTGTTgaattcaaaaataaataaatatcatgcCTTATACATTGTCAAAATAAGGACACTCTAGGGCAGATGAAATGCCTCTgtcatgtacacacatacacctgtACAATACAGTAACAttctttggaagctggggtcagaacgcagggtcagccattgtatggcaccacTGTAGCTAAGGAGCATGGCAcacccaggattcaaacccacaacctttcagtTGGTAATTCACAGCTTTACCCAACAGGCTGCCACTGCCCCGGTATACTTTTGATCAGCATTTCTGAAGTCTAGGGTGTTATTTTGGGGATGGGGTCATCACCATTATAACCCAATCACAGGCTTTGcagtgtatttattcattcatgaaaTCTGTTGTTTCAATTGTTATCAActgtttaatcatttattttatattttctttttttaagtgtAGTTGTTAGCTCTTCTAATTTGTAAAATCAGTGTATGAAGGGTGCTGTTACTAAACTTGACTTGTCTGTTTAAattttttctgcttttgtaGTGTAAAGAATAGCTTAATAGTTTTTCCCCCCTCGAGCTTAGCCTAGCTTTTGTTGGACTTGGTGTTTGTTAGTTGCAacttttttttcctgtttaaCACTTGGCTGCATCTTTCTTGTGCTTCCCCTGGTGCTTGGTCTCGGGTGATTAATCCTAAACATGTGGTGTAATCAAGAGCAGAAACCTGATTTATATTAGTAAAAAATATACTGACCAATTTCAGTATACTTCTAAGCATGCTTTAAATACATCTGATTACACCACTGCAgtaaccagttttttttttttaaacaatgaattttttttcttatgaGGAAGAACATCATCTTTGAGACTCGTATTTAATGCAATTATTAGTAAAAGCATATTACTCTAATCAACACAAATGATTGGCTGCACCTGTCTTAATGCACAGATgatgtatatgtatttatttaatgctcCTGATAAATTGGGAATGTGGAGTCGAGTGGTGCCAGGTATTGCTAAGCTGGAAATTGTATTTACATGT
This window harbors:
- the rpl26 gene encoding 60S ribosomal protein L26, with amino-acid sequence MKLNPFVTSSRRKNRKRHFNAPSHIRRKIMSSPLSKELRQKYNVRSMPIRKDDEVQVVRGHYKGQQIGKVVQVYRKKYVIYIERVQREKANGTTVHVGIHPSKVVITRLKLDKDRKKILERKAKSRQDGKEKGKYKEETIEKMQE